The window CGACTTCCAGTTCACAAGCAGCTACTCGTTCTCTCACAAAGTGGaaatcaatctcaatgtgtttggtccgagcatgaaacactggattcgcCGTCAGGTAAGTTGCCCCTAAGTTATCACACCACAATATAGGAGTGCGCTGCCGTGGGACTCCAAGTTCTGTGAGTACAGAGTCTATCCAAATGGCTTCAGCCGCGCCATTGGCTAATGCCTTATACTCTGCCTCGGTGCTTGATCTTGAGACTGTGGGTTGCTTCTTCGAGCTCCAAGATACAAGGTTAGGTCCAACAAATATAGCAAAACCACCAGTGGAGCGCCTATCATCAACAcagcctgcccagtctgcatcggtgAATATACTCACTCCAGTGAATCTGGACTTACGAACCCGTAGTCCCATGTCTAGCGTACCTTTGACATATCTCAGAATACGCTTGACTGCTTCCCAATGATCCACCGTTGGCTGAGACAGGAACTGACACACTTTGTTCACTGCGAAGGAGATATCAGGACGAGTGAGGGTCAAATACTGAAGTGCCCCAACCACACTGCGATACCGAAAGGAGTCATCTCTACCCAGTAGTGCACCACTATGACGTGAGAGACTCTCGGATGTAGCAAGCGAAGTGGAAGTGGCCTTGCAGTTCTCCAtgttgacgcgatgaagaagatctaAAGCATACTTTTTCTGTGTCAAGGTCATGCCCCCTGAATGAAAGGACGCTTCCAAACCAAGAAAGTACTCGAGGCGACCCAAATCTTTGATGGGAAAGCTAGCAGACAACGACTGCACAAGACGATCCACCACGGCGGGGGTAGAGCCAGCAATCACAATATCATCAACGTACACCAGCATGTATATCTGTATAGTACCCTGGGAGAAGATGAACAGAGATGCATCTGATCTGGAGGCAACAAAACCGAGCTGCAAAAGGCACTGACTCAAACGAGCATACCAGGCACGGGGTGACTGCTTGAGACCATAAATAGACCGTTGAAGTTTGCAGACATGAGAGGGATAAGTGGCATCCTCGAACCCGGGTGGCTGCTGCATGTACACATCTTCGGCCAAGAACCCATGTAAAAAGGCATTGCTCACATCAATCTGTTGGAGGCTCCAGCCACGAGACACAGCAAGAGACAAAACCAAGCGAACCGTGGCAGGCTTCACCACCGGGCTAAAAGTATCTCCGTAGTCAATCCCGTGCTGTTGAGTGAAACCACGAGCAACAAGATGAGCTTTGTGCTTATCAACAGACCCATTCGGACGGTGCTTGGTTTTGAAAATCCACTTGCAGCTCACAATATTAACACCAGGTGGCCGAGGCACCAACACCCAGGTGTTAGTGTGACAGAGAGTAGCAAACTCCTCGGACATGGCGGCACGCCAGGCAGGTTCACCCAGAGCATCACGATGGGAAACCGGTGCGGCGAAGAAGGCACGACGGCGAGAGTCGTACTGAACCGTGCCATCAGTGTAAGACTTCTCCTTGCGCGTATGATCACGATGGCGTGTAACCATAGCATGCGCCGGAGCTGCATCGCCAGTAAGagaagacgacggcgacgagggCTCGGCCGAGGGTGTCGCGGCTGAGGGGACCTCAGCAGGAGGCGACACGGGCCGAGAGACGATGGTGTGTGGGACCGGCCCAGGTGAGGGCGGCGGCCCGGGCGACGGACCGGGCGAGGGTGGCAACCCAGCCTCACCGGGCGAGGGTGGCGACCCAGCCGCGTCCGCAGTCGCGCCATCAGGCGAGGCAGCCGCATCCGCCTCGGGCGGCGGGACATGCACGTCGGGCGCATCAGGAGGCGTCGGAGCAGCAACATGTACCTGGGGGGAACTCAAAGCAATATCACCTGCAAAAGACAAGTTAGATGACAAATAGGACAGGTCATATTTGCGCACATGAACATCCGGAACCGGTTCATCGGAGGGAAAAGTGAGTGCATGTTCAAGAGAAGCAGGATCAACCGAAACGCCGGGTTGAGAGTAAGGGAACACAGTCtcgtcaaaaacaacatcacgagAGATGTATATCCGACCGGAGGTACGGTCAAGACACTTATAGCCCTTATGCAAAGGactatagccaaggaaaacacacatCTTGGACCGAAACTCAAGTTTGTGAGCATTGTACTTGCGGAGActaggccagcaagcacacccaaaaatcCGAAGGGAAGAGTAGTTGGGCTGAACATGAAACAGATGAAACAAAGGTGTGTCCTTGTTGAGAACCGGAGTGGGCATACGGTTGATGAGGTAACATGACGTaagaaaagcctcatcccaaaacCGAAGTGGAAGAGAGGAGTGCGCAAGCAAGGCAAGACCGGTCTCGACCAAGTGTCGGTGTTTGCGCTCGGCAATACCGTTCTGCTAAGAGGTATGCGGACATGACACTCGGTGAGAGATGCCCGTGCGTTGAAAGTAGCGATGGAGTTTGTGGTATTCACCACCCCAGTCAGACTAAACGGCTTTGATTTTATAATCCAGAAGGCGTTCGACATGAGCCTGAAAGTTGTAGAAAACTTGCTCAACATCAGACTTGTGTTTAAGCAAATAAATCCAGGTGAAGCGCGTGTAGTCATCAATAAAACTAACATAATATTTGTACCCTCCCGACGAAGCAAGAGCGGGACCCCAAACATCTGAATGTATTAATTCAAGAGGTACAGTAGTGATGTGAAACGAAGTAGAATAAGGTAGTTGATGACTCTTAGCACGCTGACATGCATCACAAACTAACgatgaattatttgaactagaacaCGGAAGTTCATGACTCCGAACAATGGAAGTGACCACATTATTTGTAGGATGACCAAGACGTTGATGCCATTGCGACGACGAAACTCGAACACCGGAGGAGGCACGGTGAGACGATGAAGATGACGCACGAGCGAAGGGGACCGGATAGACCCCCCCGTAACTTCTACCATGAAGGATGATGCGCCTGGTTGCTTTGTCCTTAACAAGGAAAAAACGACGGTGAAATTCAACAAACACGTCATTATCACAAAGAAGACGATGAACAGAGAGAAGATGCTGGCTGATGTGTGGAACATGAAGGATGTTGCGCAGTTTAAGAGATGAACCGGGTAAACGGGAATGACCAATGTGTGAAATAGACAAACCTGCACCATTGGCCACCTGAACCCGATCCTTGCCGTCATAGCGCTCATGAACCTGGAGGCGCTCAAGATCATTAGTCAAGTGATCCGTAGCCCCGGTATCCAACACCCAAGGAAAGTCGACGGTGTTGGTGGAGGCCGAGTTGGCGGAGCGGGAGTTGTGATCCTGATCATAGCGCTTGCGACAGTCGTCGGCTTCATGGCCCCAGTTCTTGCAAATTTGGCATTGGGGACGCCAGCGGTTGCGACGCCCACCTCCTCCGCCGTTGTTGTTGCCGGCGTTGcctcctccaccttgccggccatTGCCGGCATAACCAGTATTGCGGTCACGGCCGCCGGTGTTGCCGCCATTACCGCCCTGGCGGTTCTGCCCTGGCTGGCCATGTCCATCAGCCGGGCGCCCCCCACCATGGGAGGGATAGGGATCGGAGTAGGGCGCACGTCCGCCCGCGCCTTATGAACCCGAACGGGTCACGGCGTTCGCGGAGGGAGACCACCCCTCCACCGCACTCTGTTGTGCCTGCAGCGCCTCGAAGGACAGAACCAATGAGTAAAAACTGGAGTAGGGCATGGGTGCATTACTCACGCCCAAGGAGGCGGCGATGGAGTTGTAGGCGGAGCCGAGGCCAGTGAGGATGTGATCGATAAGCTCATCATCCCGGATCGGAGAGCCGGCAGCGGCCATAGTGTCGGCCAGGGCCTTCATCTTGTGCATGTATTCCGCGGCAGACAGATCATCCTTCCTCAGCGACTGAAGTTGACGCCAGATGTGGCGGACATTGGCGCGGCTCTGGGCGCCGAACATGGCGGCGACGGCTGTCCATACCGTATGCGCCGACTCGCAGCCAATAAGTTGGCATGCAATATCCTCATCCATGGAGGTGAGAAGAAGCCCCTAGACGCGCTGATCTTGAACCCACCATTGGTGGTACTCCGGGTTGGCGACGGTGGTAGCAGCGTCGCCGGTGCCGACAACGAGTGTTTTGGCCGGTGCCGCCTTGGTGCCATCGAGGTGTCCATGGAGGTTGGCACCGGCAAGAACGGTGCTGGTGATGCCCCCCCAGAGCATGAAGTTGTGGCGACCGAGGCGGACGGAGATCATCGGGACGGCGAGCGCGGCGGGGATCGAGGCGACGGGAGAAGAGACGATCGCGCCGCTAGTTTGGGCGACGGACATAGCGGCGCATGACATCGCAGCGGTGGCGTGGATGAGACAGCGCGCGGCGGCAGCGGAGCAAGTCGCGGGAGATGGCACGCGCGGTAACTGCGATCGGAAGCGGCGGCGCAGATGGATGGAACGCACTCGCGGCGGATGGATGCTAGCTCACGCGGCGGATGGATGGCTAGCTTGGCTAGCTCGCGCAGCGATCGGAAGTAGCGGCTGCGTGGAGAGAggatcgggcggcggcgcgaggaacTTGCAGCGGCGGCCCGGCCTGATACCAAGTTAGAAAcacaggtttagggttttgcgTGGGTGGTTGACATTCAGCCTCACGTCTCAATATATAGAGGATCACAATTACAATTACATACATATATAAATACGTGTATAAGGATAATATACTAGACCCTACTTTACAGAGAGAGGGTCAGAAACTCACATGGAGATTGGAGAGCAAGCGAAGGTGTATGATGAGGAGCACAGTGTAGATCAATGTCTTCAATCTGCCATGCCACCGTACGTACCGCCCTTTTATCTGCTATACATACACACCAAACCTCATTTTTCTACTGATGAGGCGATGCATATCAAGTTTGAACAGCATACTACTCGAAAGGATCACGGAGCGGAGGGAGTATTCTAAAGTTCACTCGAAAGGTTCAGGTTTATCATTTCCTCAAGTGTGACTTCTGATTTGTACTTGATGAAATAAGTTGTGAATGTACTGGCAGTCGGACAGGTTAGCATTGTCAGTTTGTCACTGGAAAATGGAACAGTGTCGTCTCCTGGGCAAGAAGAAAGCTTGAGGCATCATAGTAGAAGCAGTTGAGCATTAGCTTGTCATCTCTGCTTCAAAAGCCCTCCATATGTTGGAAAGCGTTGAAGCAAAACCAGTTCATTGATATTTCATGTTGTTGACGTACACCAGTCCTCCAGGTTTCGATCTTAAGACCTGTGGGTCATGGGCCCACCACCCTTCCGCTTCAACACTGTGGTCCTTTCGTCGTGGGCCTGAGCAAATAGTTTCGTCGTTGGCTCAATTTGTGGTCGTGCTGTGAGTAGGCCAACAAGTTGAGCTAACGAATGATGATGGAAGATAGCGATGGGAGGTCTCTTTTGTGTTGGCACGGAAGGAGAAACAAACCGGTACTGTACCAGTGTAGTTGCACATACACATCAGGTCATCAGCTATGTATAGTGCGTACTCTGTAGGCCTCTCTACGGGACTGATCGAACTAGTGGCTCACCAACAGCCGTCAATCGCGATCACGGCCCGCCTCTCTTAGCCGAAACGACGAACCCATCAATGGAGAGGTTTCTGGTGCCGTCCATTGATTCGACGGACCGTCCAGTTGAAACCTTTGTGGGTTTCCTTCCTGATGAAACGGAGGCGAACGTTTTGCCTGGTCTCATTACTAGATCGGGAGATGTTAAAACAAGGGTTTTAATGTCCGTCAGTAGTATGAAAGCATGCTCTAGTGGCGTTCAACTACTCGAATGCTTTGCTGACCGTAATCACCGATCTTAGGGTGTCTCTAACTGTACCCGTATTTACAACTCTCTAAACACTCCTTCATATCTTAATATTATTATAAACTAAAAAGGACTCGGTTATATTAAAAAGTTTCACCGGTACAAATCACTCCAAATGTAgtaaaaaaacaacaagatctctgGATCACTGAACAACCACTGCCATAAAGCGCTACATTGTCGATGACAGTCAGggtgtcttcatgcacgtgcccactAAATGGTCACTGCCACCGTCAGAACGAGCCGTTGATGCACCGCTACCTTGTCGAGGACAGTCAGCACGTCTTCGTCCATGTGCCCACCGAACAATCACTGCCACTGTTAGAACGAGCCGCCGATGCACCCCTACCTTGTCAAGGACAGGCATGACGTCTTCGTGCACGTGCCACTGAACGAACACTGCCATTGTTAGACCGATCCGTCGATGCACCGCTACCTTGTCGAGGACAGTCAGGacatcttcgtgcatgtgcccatcGAACGATGACTGCCACCGTTAGAACGAGCCGTGTTGACGCACCGCTACCTTGTCGAGGACAGTCACGACGTCTTCTTCCACATGCCCACTGCCACCGCCAGAACGTGCTATTGACGCACCGCTACCTTGTCGAGGACAGTCAAGACGTCTTCGTGCACGTGCCCACTGAACGACCACTGCCACCGTCAGAACAAACCGTCGATGTACCGCTGCCTTGCCGATGACAGATAGGAtgtcttcgtgcacgtgcccctcAGGACCAACGCCCTGGACCTGCAGTCATCGTCGTTAAACCCATGAATTTGATCCGAAGAACTTGACGTCAAATCTCACCAGCGCATATGCACGACTGTAAAATCCTAACCTCGACGCCCCAAGGAGTTGGTGGGAGTCTACGCCGAAGCATAGTGTGTCTATAGCCTGGGGGGCCTCTCTGACATTTTCGAGTGCTTGCAAAGTTTCAAGATAGAATAAAATTAAGGGGAGTTGTGATAAAAAAAACAATGTCGTTAAAGTTATGGCAGAAAAAAAAACCAAAATAATGAGTGTGTCAtatcatgatgaaactttgcaAACACTCGAAACATTCAACAAAGTTTCAACATTCATCATGGCAGGTGTATATTTGCTCAGGAGCAGCAGGGGACGTTCGTTGTGGCTTTGACATAATTTTTTGGTTGTCGACCGTCAATCTCGCATGCATGTATGCATGGTCCACGTACTACGTTCCCCTTCATTCATCACGCGTCCGTTGTTTTTGTACGCCCAAACCACAGCACTTTGCGCATGCATGCCAAATTGCCAATCGACAGTACTATTTCTCTCCTGCTCGGAATCGGAGAGAGGGCCAGATCGAATCCAGCTCGGACCCGACCGGCATTAATCGGCCGGCCGGTGAACTAGTCGTAGCCGTCGGCCGACTCCGACTGGGGGTGGGAGGTGGTTGGCGAGTAGTATAAAATAGAGGAGGTGCGGTTGGCGCTCTGCTTTCCATCTCTGCTCGCCAAAAACAAGAGTCTCCTTCGcccgccgtcgccatcgccatcgcccACGCCCGCCGCGGCGCCGCTGGGCCGCTCAGCCAACCCCAGCAACCCGGCGTACAAATCCTACGCGCACACCACTCACCCCGGCCGCCCGGCACAATCATCGCGCGCTAGACCCACCGCCATCCGTCGGCCCATCGATCGATCTCCCTCCCTTCGTCCGTCCATGGCGCCGCGAGCGACGGTCGCGATGAGCAGGTTCCCGCCGGTGTCATCCTACGACGCGGCGGCGCGGGAGCGCCGCACCGCGGCCTCTGATCTGGACGGCACCCTGCTGGCCTCCTCCTCCGCGTTCCCCTACTACTTCCTCGTGGCCCTCGAGGCGGGCGGGTACCTCCGCGCCCTCGCGCTGCTCCTCCTCGCCCCGTTCATCCTGCTCCTCTACAGCGCCGTCTCCGAGCCGGCCGCCATCGGGCTCCTCGTCTTCGCCACCTTCGCGGGGCTCCGGGTGCGGGACGTGGAGGCCGTGGTGAGGGGCGTTCTTCCGCGGCACTACGCCGCCGGGGTGCGCGCCGACTCGTGGGAGGTGTTCCGGGGGTGCGGCGCGGGCAGGCGGGTCGTGGTCACCGCGTCCCCGGCGGTCATGGTCGCCCCGTTCGTACGCGAGTTCCTCGGGGCGGAGGTGGCCGGGACGGAGCTCGGGACCTGCTGCGGGCGCTTCACGGGGCTCATCAGCGGCGGGGTGCTTGTGGCCGGGAGGAAGAGGGAGGTCGTGGAGAGGCTGTTTGCCGGCGGGGACATGCCGGACGTCGGGCTCGGCGACCGCGAGAGCGACCACGACTTCATGGCCATCTGCAAGGTACTAGTAAATTCGATTGTTCTGACCAAAGTTTCCTGAATTCGACACAATCTTTCTTGGATAGAATTTCTCTAATTCACAGTAATTGTTCTTTGAGTGACCAAAGATCAGACCACAGCTAATTTTGAAGTAAACTGAATTGTTCTTTGAGTGCTAAGGCATCAATCTCATCATCTCATCTACAATAGCCTTTTCTTGTGGTAGTTGGAGTTGCAAAAAATTGTGTGGTTCCTATCTTTGCCTTTTCAGAGCCCCTTAGTTTTTTATTTTGAGACAAATTTGTCCCTTTATTAgctattccctccgtcccataatataagaacgtttttgatacAATACTGGtgtaaaacgctcttatattataagACAGAGGGAGTAGGAAAAAACAATAAAGTCCCTTCTAGTTTTCACCTGATGTTTAGCCTTCAAAGTTGTCATATTCATTACTACTTAAATCTGCAAAATGCTGAGTAGTCATAATTTTCTTTAATTTCTGTACTTTTGCTTACTTTTTTATGGCTAAGATTTTTGCTGACCTGAGTCTTCACTGGCTACATTATGAAGCTACTTGATGACAATCAAATCACATCTGTCTCAGTCCTGTTACCCGTCGCTTTGGACAGGGACAGATTACTGTTGAATAGTGATTAGTTACTCCACTAATAATACCCAAATAAAAACTATTTTTGGTTCAGATTATCTACAAGTACCGCTGATTAATCTTATTTGTTTCCCGCGCATGTGCATATGCAGGAAGCCTACATGGTGCCCACGAACAAGCGCGCGCCGCGCGCGGCCGCCGACGCTCTGCTGTCCAGCGTCGTCTTCCACGACGGCCGCCTGGTCCGCCGGCCAGACCCGGCGCAGGCGCTCTTCGCGTTGGTCTACCTCCCGGTGGGCTTCGCCCTGGCCGTCCTCCGCGTCCTCATCAGCCTCCCGGTCCCGCCGCACCTCGTGCGCCACACGTACCGCCTGACCGGCATCCAGCTCGCCGTGCGGGGCACGCCCCCGCCGGCGCCGCGCGAGGGCTCCCCCGGGTCCCTCCTCGTCTGCAACCACCGCACGGCGCTGGACCCCATCATCGTGGCCGTGGCGTTGGGGCGACCGGTGACGTGCGTGACCTACAGCGTGAGCCGGCTGTCGACGGCCATCTCGCCGATCCCGGCGGTGGCGCTGGCGCGGGACCGGGAGGCTGACGCGGCGCGCATCGCGGCGCTGCTGAACTCCGGGCGCGACGTGGTGGTGTGCCCCGAGGGGACGACGTGCCGGGAGCCCTGCCTGTTGCGTTTCTCGGCGCTGTTCGCGGAGCTGACGGACCGGATCGTGCCTGTGGCGTTGGAGGCGGCGCAGTCGACCTACTACGGGTCCACGGCGAGGGGATGGAAGGCCATGGACCCGTGGTTCTTCTACATGAACCCGCGGCCGGGGTACAAGATGACGTTCCTGCCGGCGCTCCGGCCGGAGGAGACGTGCGGCGCCGGCGGGAGGAGCGCCGTGGACGTGGCCAACCAcgtgcaggcggtgatcggcaaggaGCTCGGGTACCGGTGCACCACGCTCACCAGGAAGGACAAGTACATGAAGCTCGCCGGCAACGACGGCACGGTCGCCGCCGACGGCGACGACGGCAAGAAGCTTGCGTAAACCGCGGAACTGTATAGGTAGTCACGATTCATGGACCAGCATAGTGATGTAGTTTCTGTTCTGTAGGCTGTACCCCGATTTTCTAGTGTTTTCCCCTGCTTTGGCAATTTCACTTACCCTGCACATTGTCTGGTCAAACAGAAGAAAGTTGACAGCAACAGCAAGCATGAACATCAAGATAGAGTCCAGATGGAGATTGatagttttcctttttcatttattAGTTCAACAGTTTCTACTAAAGAACATTTTTCCGTAACTTCGCTATTTATATTTTCTTTTTGTCTAACTTTGACATTTTTNNNNNNNNNNNNNNNNNNNNNNNNNNNNNNNNNNNNNNNNNNNNNNNNNNNNNNNNNNNNNNNNNNNNNNNNNNNNNNNNNNNNNNNNNNNNNNNNNNNNNNNNNNNNNNNNNNNNNNNNNNNNNNNNNNNNNNNNNNNNNNNNNNNNNNNNNNNNNNNNNNNNNNNNNNNNNNNNNNNNNNNNNNNNNNNNNNNNNNNNNNNNNNNNNNNNNNNNNNNNNNNNNNNNNNNNNNNNNNNNNNNNNNNNNNNNNNNNNNNNNNNNNNNNNNNNNNNNNNNNNNNNNNNNNNNNNNNNNNNNNNNNNNNNNNNNNNNNNNNNNNNNNNNNNNNNNNNNNNNNNNNNNNNNNNNNNNNNNNNNNNNNNNNNNNNNNNNNNNNNNNTTACTCCCTCTCTAACTTTTTTATAAGATGGTTTTTAGGGTCTATAACGGTGTCAAAAAATATCTTATACTCTCTCTGTAAAGGAAGTTTTTCCAGAGTAATGTGTTTCAGCATAAAAAATATGGTCTATTGATCTTAATTTACCGCCCCCATGGAAAAAAAAGATCTTGATTTTTACGGTTGAGATTAAAGCtagaaataaaaaaatattaaaaaaatagaaaaagttaTGCTAACTATTGTTATGTACACATGAATTTAAGTTAGCACGTacaatctatacctactattaaagggaaagaTATTTTTGATTTGTTTCCGCTTTGTTTCGTCCCGTTTTAAGTATTTTTTTTAACTACCAGCAACGGCTGGCTTTTTATGTCATGGGGCAGGGGGCAATGTTTACAAGGCCACGCACGGTCTGAAGCAAGAAGTTCAGAGAAAAGAAAGAGGCCCTAGGGAACAGTGGGTAGGGTGCTCTCTCATGTCGGAACCCTGAAGGGGTGCTGCACGCATCTTGCTCCCGCCAGTCTCCATGATTCCAAGGATCCCCGAACTGCCTGGAGGATGGCTAAGGGCGTGGCTATCTTCTTCTGGAACACTCTACCATTGCATTCGAGCCAAAGCTCCCATGAGATGAGTATGGTGAGAGACCGGACAACTTTCTGATGCTCAACAGATGTAGCGTTGAGGATATGAGACCAAGATGTCTCCGAGCGGTTGCTATCCGACCAAGTGTTCGGGTCGAGGCGGCGCAACCGTACCCGCCGGCCGCAATGCTACAGATCCACCACGCCTCGGGCAGTGCCATAGTAGGCGAGCTGAGGTTTCTGGGTTGCGAACACATAGCGATGATGAAAATTGAAAATGTAGAGATGGCACTTGGACATGATCCTCTCCTCcctgtcatcctcctcctcctcctcctcctcctctctctctctctctctctctctctctatgatgCGTAATGGCACATGCAGCAACAGTTCACACCAGCTTTGAGTATTTTTACGTGCACTATTTTTTAGTTTTGTCCATTTGTGACAAACATatatgtacaaataaagaaaaccgGGACAATATGAACGAAACAGGACGTAGCTTTAAAGGAAACTTAATTGAAACAAAAGCGAAGTGGCCGGCCACACGTCGTAACCTGACCCAAAAAATATACATGGGAGTCCAAACTAGCTACGAGCTGCAGGGTGTCGGCTAGCTTGATTCTTTCCCAGCTAAACACATGAGTACATGTCAAGCAGGCTGGTGGGTCGATCCGGCGGCAACTACATGGCTCGATTAATTACTCCCTGAGAACTTGCACGTGATTCAACTAACAAGTGCACAACCCTAACTTCAATGAGTCAAGTTAGTCTTTTATTAATAGCTGCTTGATTTTTTTTCTGCTCTTCCTATCCGAGCGTCCATGCATCAGGTTTTCATAGCTAAACTGACTACACAATAAGTAATTGTTCTATAAGGAGGAGAAAATGAGGTATTTTCATATTCCTACAATTCCCTTTTTTTTCACCGGCTCATGTATttctatgtgacatgatatggattTTGCATAACTCGAAACGTGCTAGAGAAATATTTTGCAAGGATTGGGATCCTCTCAATGCAATGCAGATTAGCATGCATGTTACCTTTCTTTGTTCATCTTCAAGGAGAATTACTTTTTTTTTGTTCATCTTCAAGGCCAAAATCATATTATTATTTTCATTGTGCATTCAGGAAAACTGATACTTACTTGTGCTAATTTGCATATGTTGGTATATGCAAAGGAGTAACTGAACAACTACTCGTGCAAGCTCACATTGATCAATCAAGGTTAGCTTTTCTATAATATTGATTGTTGAAtaggcatgcaaagtagccttttgCAAACATGGTGAAAGCACCCAATTTTTATTCATCTGGGAATAATTGGTGTGTATCATAAATCAAATTATCTCTTACGTTTTAGGCCGTGTTTAGGCTTAAATTATCACTTGCTTACTGGGATAGGAGAGTGAGGTGATTTTTTTCTCTCCCGTTGAACGTACAAACATATTTAGGTGGCACTTTCGGATGTTA is drawn from Triticum dicoccoides isolate Atlit2015 ecotype Zavitan chromosome 6B, WEW_v2.0, whole genome shotgun sequence and contains these coding sequences:
- the LOC119325640 gene encoding glycerol-3-phosphate 2-O-acyltransferase 6-like, producing MAPRATVAMSRFPPVSSYDAAARERRTAASDLDGTLLASSSAFPYYFLVALEAGGYLRALALLLLAPFILLLYSAVSEPAAIGLLVFATFAGLRVRDVEAVVRGVLPRHYAAGVRADSWEVFRGCGAGRRVVVTASPAVMVAPFVREFLGAEVAGTELGTCCGRFTGLISGGVLVAGRKREVVERLFAGGDMPDVGLGDRESDHDFMAICKEAYMVPTNKRAPRAAADALLSSVVFHDGRLVRRPDPAQALFALVYLPVGFALAVLRVLISLPVPPHLVRHTYRLTGIQLAVRGTPPPAPREGSPGSLLVCNHRTALDPIIVAVALGRPVTCVTYSVSRLSTAISPIPAVALARDREADAARIAALLNSGRDVVVCPEGTTCREPCLLRFSALFAELTDRIVPVALEAAQSTYYGSTARGWKAMDPWFFYMNPRPGYKMTFLPALRPEETCGAGGRSAVDVANHVQAVIGKELGYRCTTLTRKDKYMKLAGNDGTVAADGDDGKKLA